Proteins from a genomic interval of Corythoichthys intestinalis isolate RoL2023-P3 chromosome 3, ASM3026506v1, whole genome shotgun sequence:
- the LOC130912786 gene encoding uncharacterized protein LOC130912786 — protein MFSRNRSGGQHGASVPPKGGIKTKKRAPNPKVALVIRGKIHRLLQGSVDHHVPDSDHYYEEEVEQEKRGKDHRRIYPKTGSRDEACSSAVVSNGKGHAGPPETLCVGEVALTREGCLRIPCTLQRKSGKSPANRKRISFEGLLPLSPELPPTSTPLSAPAKTDRNGILVTSPRPRPKRPYSAGDTLDYDFTSPLPGPPEPEEEKGRLGEEESSAIIDHILKELRGINKIQEEISDLRDYLTSVKGSVEEVSSCVDAVLVEIEGIRSSGKGDQDQGARAGTWSGAVRADNSGARRRPASAYGSLGSAKSNRFPDIHKGESRRPRAEDYSVSPIAESASHLDPEELEDTSDISSDIPEGALARKLSFGQDCLSSSSMSSQSSKSESDLERPTDQVNEQWRTTKPPHGGASEHLWDGDSYLGDPKAGAYYDGAFSYNHYTTRISKDHGLFGSRQHNSNPHTRTSSRREDWQTRRSKSQPGFQSNVRNYAADSCSYLKHSGHHSFDENYGYSNGIHYNQSSNQFGSYEECYLPYDNASGTWASQEKPFVPETVNRVHHPSREDLQTGFNVKRIGRAVSDFSSALRGALCKLEVPPDQDLEDATDFDVTVPSDMPPKSFSWDVVSQNIPFEEDGEECAATSQELVTYPKSMSASVPDHANILEKWPSDRNINNQLSQGTTTESLSVAEPGKQEEHIEGKTAVQAGNKTLEINQMDERKLKCVRTFQQILREKREMRRNLASVSTSSREGFEAGGSQDGDQVSDCVVSLPPDITNIASPQDLVHV, from the exons ATGTTCTCCAGGAATCGCTCTGGTGGGCAACATGGAGCCAGTGTGCCCCCAAAGGGAGGCATCAAGACCAAGAAACGAGCACCCAACCCCAAAGTAGCTTTAGTCATACGGGGGAAAATTCATCGGCTGCTGCAAGGTTCCGTGGACCACCATGTTCCTGATTCTGACCATTATTACGAGGAGGAAGTCGAACAGGAAAAGCGTGGGAAGGATCACAGACGAATCTACCCAAAGACGGGATCTAGGGATGAAGCGTGCTCTTCTGCTGTGGTGTCAAATGGTAAAGGACACGCCGGACCACCGGAAACACTATGTGTCGGAGAAGTGGCATTGACTCGGGAAGGGTGTTTACGAATACCCTGCACTCTGCAGCGCAAAAGTGGAAAATCCCCCGCCAATCGGAAGCGTATCTCATTTGAAGGTTTGCTCCCTTTGTCTCCGGAGCTGCCGCCCACATCGACCCCGCTCTCTGCACCGGCCAAAACAGACCGAAATGGGATCTTGGTTACTTCCCCTCGTCCTCGACCTAAGAGACCCTACTCTGCCGGGGATACCCTGGACTATGACTTCACCAGCCCCCTCccagggccaccggagccagaggAAGAGAAAGGGCGTCTAGGTGAGGAGGAATCCAGTGCCATCATCGATCACATTCTCAAAGAGCTGCGGGGCATCAACAAGATCCAGGAGGAGATCTCAGACCTCAGGGATTACCTCACTTCAGTAAAAGGCTCCGTGGAGGAAGTGTCGTCCTGCGTGGATGCTGTGTTGGTGGAAATCGAAGGCATTCGATCCAGTGGAAAGGGGGATCAAGACCAGGGTGCACGGGCCGGCACCTGGTCGGGGGCGGTTCGCGCGGACAACAGCGGCGCTCGCAGAAGGCCTGCTAGTGCCTATGGGAGTTTAGGGAGTGCCAAGTCAAACCGTTTCCCTGACATTCACAAAGGGGAATCGCGACGACCGAGGGCAGAGGACTACTCGGTATCTCCAATTGCAGAATCGGCCAGTCATCTGGACCCGGAAGAACTTGAAGACACATCAGACATCAGCTCTGACATTCCAGAAGGTGCACTTGCCAGAAAGCTGAGCTTTGGCCAAGACTGCCTGAGCTCTAGTTCCATGTCTTCTCAAAGTTCCAAGTCTGAGTCAGATTTGGAGAGACCTACCGATCAAGTAAACGAGCAATGGAGGACCACTAAACCGCCACATGGGGGAGCTAGTGAGCATCTATGGGATGGAGATTCTTACCTGGGGGATCCTAAAGCAGGTGCTTATTATGATGGAGCATTCAGTTACAATCACTACACCACCAGGATCTCCAAGGATCATGGCTTATTTGGATCTAGGCAGCATAACTCCAATCCACATACGAGGACATCCTCACGCCGGGAGGATTGGCAAACACGGAGGTCAAAATCCCAGCCAGGATTTCAGTCAAATGTCAGAAACTATGCTGCAGATTCTTGCTCTTACCTTAAGCATTCTGGTCATCATTCTTTTGATGAAAATTATGGCTACTCCAATGGGATTCACTACAACCAGTCAAGCAATCAGTTTGGCAGTTATGAGGAATGTTATTTGCCATATGATAATGCATCAGGGACATGGGCTTCGCAGGAGAAACCCTTTGTACCGGAGACTGTAAACAGAGTCCATCATCCTAGCCGTGAAGATCTTCAAACAGGATTCAATGTCAAGCGTATAGGTCGAGCCGTTTCTGACTTCAGTTCCGCTTTGCGCGGTGCACTTTGTAAACTTGAGGTCCCTCCAGACCAAGATCTGGAAGATGCAACAGATTTTGACGTAACGGTGCCTTCTGACATGCCTCCAAAATCTTTCAGCTGGGATGTTGTGAGCCAAAATATTCCCTTTGAAGAGGATGGCGAAGAGTGTGCTGCCACCAGCCAGGAACTTGTAACCTACCCCAAATCCATGTCTGCCAGCGTACCAGACCACGCAAACATTCTTGAGAAGTGGCCTTCGGATCGAAACATCAACAATCAGCTGTCTCAAGGCACCACAACTGAATCCTTGTCAGTTGCAGAACCGGGGAAACAAGAAGAACACATTGAAGGCAAAACAGCTGTGCAAGCTGGGAATAAAACCcttgagataaaccaaatggaTGAACGCAAGCTGAAATGTGTTAGGACTTTCCAGCAGATTCTGCGGGAGAAGCGGGAGATGAGGCGCAATCTGGCCAGTGTGTCCACTTCCTCTCGAGAGGGCTTTGAAGCAG GTGGAAGTCAAGATGGAGATCAGGTTTCTGACTGTGTGGTTTCTCTGCCTCCCGACATTACTAACATTGCATCCCCCCAAGACCTTGTTCATGTGTAA